From Alosa sapidissima isolate fAloSap1 chromosome 2, fAloSap1.pri, whole genome shotgun sequence, one genomic window encodes:
- the dusp19a gene encoding dual specificity protein phosphatase 19a: MQSLAQEIKSFSKTNLRKQCTRVTTLSGRRIIETWKGSTVHVVEDTVQPETTFGYVQDTNWDLQVGVIKPHLLLGSQDAAHDFGTMMKFKVTHILNVAYGVENAFPDLFVYKTLSILDLPDTDIISYLQECTQFIEQAKAERGVVLVHCNSGVSRCAAVVIGYLMSREGQAFNDALALVKSARAASCPNPGFMEQLRSYKPQASTHINGH; encoded by the exons ATGCAGTCTCTTGCCCAAGAAATAAAATCCTTCTCTAAAACTAATTTGAGAAAACAATGCACCAGGGTGACAACTCTGAGTGGAAGGCGGATTATTGAGACCTGGAAAGGATCCACTGTGCATGTTGTTGAAGATACTGTACAGCCAGAGACAACATTTGGTTATGTGCAGGACACCAACTGGGACCTTCAAGTTGGTGTTATTAAACCACACTTATTGCTGG GCTCCCAAGATGCAGCACATGACTTTGGGACTATGATGAAATTCAAG GTCACACATATATTGAATGTGGCCTATGGTGTTGAGAATGCTTTTCCAGATCTGTTTGTGTATAAAACGCTAAGCATATTGGATCTGCCTGACACAGACATCATATCATATCTTCAGGAGTGCACACAGTTTATAGAACAAGCCAAAGCAGAG agaggagttgtgttggtcCACTGCAACTCTGGCGTTTCTCGCTGTGCTGCTGTGGTCATTGGATACCTCATGTCCAGAGAGGGCCAGGCATTTAATGACGCACTTGCCCTTGTGAAGTCAGCGCGAGCGGCCTCCTGTCCAAACCCAGGCTTCATGGAACAACTGAGAAGTTATAAaccacaagcaagcacacataTAAATGGTCACTGA